From the Thomasclavelia ramosa DSM 1402 genome, the window TACAATTATTTTCAAAATGGCTTAAAGAAAATGCTTAATTTTATTCTTTAAGCTTTTTTATTATCGATAAATAGATATTTATAACAAGCGACCATATTAATAAATAGTGCAACGACAATGCCGATTAACATACTGACAGCTATACTGAAAACCCCTAGTGACTGACTAAGAAAATATATTAAAACTATTTCTAAAGTACATTGAATGATGCTGATTGCAAACATTAAACGATTTTTATTCAAAGCTTGAAGCAGTGCACTAAGAGGGGTTTCTAAATAAAAGATAGTGAATGGAATGCACATATATTTTAAATAAGTAGCTCCGCTTGTTGTATCATAAAGGATTTTTAAACAAACTTCTGGATATAAATAAAAAATCAATGTAAACGGTAGACTAATTAAAAAACTACCAATCATAGCAATTAGAATATGATATCTAGCAGCGCTGATTTTATGATAAACTACATCATTAGTGATGATCGGGAGAATCAGGCGATAAATTACGCCATTAAAAAAAGTGGGTGTAACTAATAATGATATGACATAACCGCTTATAATTGCATATTGTTGATGGATCATACTTTCTTTTAAACCGAATTTGGTTAAAACATAGACGAGGATGATTGGCTCTAGAAAGCTAACTAAACATTGATATAAACGTGAACCGGTTAATGGCATAGCGATATTTAACATATCTTTAATTTGCAAATTATTGACAATACTCTGCTTATTAAAGGTTGTAATATGATGGTCCTTGAGACGGGTTGTCAAATAGAGGATGGATGCTAATTCACCAACAGACATTGCCAGTGTTGCAAAACTAACTAGATAGGTATCTGTTAAGAAAGAAA encodes:
- a CDS encoding oligosaccharide flippase family protein, which produces MKRKLINSFIILSASSAITKLFSILNRMILARQLGQEAMALYILVMPTVSLCITLGQLGIPSAVFRLVANPKYNNKKIVISGLTICLFTCIIVMSALLFSSKFISHNLLKNEGAFYPLLSLALFIPLVGISGIIKNYFLAKQNVFLVAKAGFVEEVARLSFSYLMIRQFSFLTDTYLVSFATLAMSVGELASILYLTTRLKDHHITTFNKQSIVNNLQIKDMLNIAMPLTGSRLYQCLVSFLEPIILVYVLTKFGLKESMIHQQYAIISGYVISLLVTPTFFNGVIYRLILPIITNDVVYHKISAARYHILIAMIGSFLISLPFTLIFYLYPEVCLKILYDTTSGATYLKYMCIPFTIFYLETPLSALLQALNKNRLMFAISIIQCTLEIVLIYFLSQSLGVFSIAVSMLIGIVVALFINMVACYKYLFIDNKKA